The following are encoded together in the Phaseolus vulgaris cultivar G19833 chromosome 9, P. vulgaris v2.0, whole genome shotgun sequence genome:
- the LOC137823169 gene encoding uncharacterized protein translates to MEQSKEKNAPWLSVPQFGDWDQKGQVPDYSLDFSKIREMRKQNKTNISRASLGNEEELMASSTTNNTNTVHSDEHQHPHYHQTSSPTTRRSFLSYFNCCVKA, encoded by the exons AAAAATGCTCCTTGGTTATCAGTGCCACAGTTTGGGGACTGGGATCAGAAGGGACAAGTGCCAGACTACTCACTGGATTTCTCTAAAATTCGGGAAATGAGGAAGCAAAACAAGACAAATATTTCAAGGGCAAGTCTGGGTAATGAAGAGGAACTGATGGCTTCTTCTACCACTAACAATACAAACACTGTCCACAGTGATGAGCACCAGCACCCTCACTACCACCAAACCAGCTCTCCAACT ACAAGGAGGAGTTTCCTGAGCTACTTCAACTGTTGCGTAAAAGCTTGA